GCAGCGAGGGCAGCAGCATCTCCGACGTCCGGCGCACGTCGATCAGCACCAGCACCATAAACAGCAGCAGCGAGCCCAGTTGAATCCCCGCCAGCACCGGAAACGAGCTGCGCCGCCAGATCGCCGCCGCCATAATCAGCACGCTGAACAGCCTCTGCGCGCTTGCCCAGGAGTAGCCCCGATGCAACTGCCCTACCACCATGTAGCAGTTGGTCAGCAGGCTGAAGAGCATGTTGACGCCGAGCTGCAAGATCAGCAGGTAGAGCGTCAGCGCCGCGGCCATCGAGCTCTCATGCCGCAGCTTCAGCCAAGAGGCGATGGGCAGGAAGAAGACCACCGCCCCCACCACTCCGAACACCAGCACCAGCAGCAGCAACAGCCGGAAGGCGCTCGCCTGAACCGACTTGGCTCCTTCGACGTCGCCCCGGTTGTACAGGATCGTCATCTCGTTATTGGCGTAGGTCTGGATGCCGTAGTTCAGCGTGGAGAGGTAGTTGACCGAGGCGCTCAGCGCGATCCACTCCCCATAGACCTCGACGCCGCTGCCGTAAAAGCGCAGAAAAAATGGCGGCACCAACAACTGCGTGATAACCGAAACTCCCTGGCTGAGCAAACTGGAGAGGAGGAGCTGGAAGATACGCTTGAGATTCATGAATACGCTTTCGACGAGCCGAGGAGTTTATATCTCGAGTGGTTGCCCAGGCTGGCTGCCCAAGGCGAGCCGTGATTCTACCTAGAACAAGAACAAAGCCATCCCAGCAGTCCGATGACTCTAAGCAGGTCTCTGTGTAGTGTAGGGGGCACCCCGGCAAACGTCAAAACCCGCGTCGCAGTGTGAATGGCCGATGTACGCGTCCACCGCCGCACTCGCCCGCTCAAGTACACTGACCCCACGCATGAACCTCTACGCTTTTGTCCTCGGCCTCATCGTTCTCACACTCCTCACGGTCTCGCTCACGCGTGTCAGCAAGGTCAAGACCCGGGCCGACTACCTCGTCGCCGGTCGCTCCCTGCCTGCCTTCGTACTGATCTTTACGCTGCTCTCCTCGTGGATCGGCTCGGGCTCGCTGCTGGCCGGAGCCGAGAACGCCTACCGGCACGGCTTTGCCGCGCTCTGGCAGGCCGCCGGAGGCTGGGCCGGGCTGCTGCTGATCTACTTCATCGCGCCGCGCGCGCGCAAGTTCGCCCAGTACACCATTCCCGACCTGCTCGAGGCCCGCTACAACCAGACCGCACGCGTGCTCGGCGTCATCGCCGTGCTCTTCACCTACACAGCCATCACCAGCTACCAGTTCATCGGCGGCGGCGACATCATGCACCTCGTCTTCCCCAGTCTGAGCGCGCGCCACGGGCAGGAGATCATCGCCGCCTTCGTCATCGTCTTCACCGCCATCGCGGGCATGAGTTCGGTCGCCTACATGGACGTCGCCATTGGGCTTCTGGCGACCTTCGCGCTACTGGCCGCGCTACCCGTGCTCGCCCATGCGGCCGGGGGATGGCACCACATCGCCGCGACCCTGCCCGCCACACACTTTCAGCTCCTCGGCGACTTCACCCTGCTGCGCGCCTTCGAACTGTTCCTGCCCACGTGCCTGCTCATGCTCGGCAACCAGTCGATGTACCAGAAGTTCTTCTCGGCCAAGACGGAGAAGGATGCCACCCGCGCCGTCGTGGGCTGGTTCATCGGCATCGTGATCCTCGAGTCGGTTATCGCGGCTCTGGCAGTGGTCGGCTCGGCGCTCTTTCCCGCT
This is a stretch of genomic DNA from Granulicella sp. WH15. It encodes these proteins:
- a CDS encoding sodium:solute symporter family protein, with amino-acid sequence MNLYAFVLGLIVLTLLTVSLTRVSKVKTRADYLVAGRSLPAFVLIFTLLSSWIGSGSLLAGAENAYRHGFAALWQAAGGWAGLLLIYFIAPRARKFAQYTIPDLLEARYNQTARVLGVIAVLFTYTAITSYQFIGGGDIMHLVFPSLSARHGQEIIAAFVIVFTAIAGMSSVAYMDVAIGLLATFALLAALPVLAHAAGGWHHIAATLPATHFQLLGDFTLLRAFELFLPTCLLMLGNQSMYQKFFSAKTEKDATRAVVGWFIGIVILESVIAALAVVGSALFPAGEVHENPREILAYTALHGLPRLLGAVMVGAIFAKVISTANNYLFSPATNLINDVFVRYLRPDASHRSVLLVSRVLVVFLGLWSLAQSLGTHSVLEKALYAYTIYSAALTPVILAAFFWRRATAAGAVTSIAVGTFVTVLWDTHFIHTHLPPAIAERDAIFPALVGSLLCLGLVSLMTKPPSEAQLAPFAE